TCACAAGAAGCCTGATTGCAGGAGGGCCTCAGCTAAGTATCAATGAAGAGACAGCCCCAGGGGCAGAGGAATAAGTCACACAGCAGTGGGCACAACCCACAAACCCAGTGGGTGGACTGAATCAAAACCCATCCTGTAAAGAGGCCTATCAGGAGAAAATGCTCCAGCTGAATTTTTCGCACGTTCGCTTCCCTCTTCCCTAAATGGTGTGTGACATTTGCCCCCAAACACTGCACCAACAACAGGCTTCTTTGCTTAGAAGCAAGAGACCAGGAGAGCTACTTACCAGATGCAGGTAGCTGGTCACTGGAGGGGCTTCCTGGCCCAGGGCCTCCCTTTGTGGAGCTGGGAAGCCTTACATCAGCCCCATCCACGGGCTGGCCTGCCCCCTCTGCCCCGTCAGCGGCACCTTCAGGTGGAAGGCCCATGCCATAGGCACACTGGGGCAAGGGTCCACTTTTCGGGGAACCCATGAGGGGTTCCCGGTCCTCCCCAGGAGGGTTCCCGCAGCCTGTGCAGCCGTCTGCAGAGTTGGAGCTGGCTGCCCAATGGGGGCAATTGCTACCCTCCACTTTTTGCAAGTACTTTTCGGAGGACATGGGAATCCAGTCAGTCCTGCACAGGCGCTCGGCGAAGTTGCAGCTTTCGGAATCCACCATGTTCTCTGTCCCAGTGAAGCACTGGCTTAAACTGTCattctcccccacctccaggggcTCAGTGAAAGGGGGTGTGGATTTGCTTCCAGGCTGAGTGAGGAACAGTAAAGAGTCTGGGGTCTGGGAGGGCCTGTCCACGTATTCGTCTTCCATAGGAATCTGCCTGAAGGGGTCCCCCTCAATCTCGCTGATCAAGGTGAGCATCCCGGCGTCTTCTGCCCGTGCACGGGGACTACCGTCTGCACACGCGCCCCCACAGACACCACCATCGTCTGGACAGCACATGTCTTCAGAAAACATCTTCTCTTCCAGAGTCAGTAGTAAGACGCCTTCACGAATTTCACGCTGGCTGGAGGCTTCCATGTGAGTGCTGCTAAAATTGCTGCCCGAGGACTCCTGCTGATTTAAATTCAGAAGACAGAAGCATTAATACCCAGAGTTATTAGAACATGGTTCTGCTAAACACAGCTGAAATGGTGTTTACAGTAATTATTTCCACCATAACAAGTACAGATGGAACACTCACTATGGCACtttatttgtgttatttaaaattacagaGTGGGAGGGAACCCTAAAATGGCATATAACCAGAAACCAATGAATCTAACTGTATTTCAAATGAATGGCATGTTCCCACTGAAGCAAGGGGAAGAGCTATCCCAAATACCTTTAGAACACAGTATTTTGTCTATACTCTcaacctaaaattttaaaaaaacataaacaaatattgCATCTAGTTAGTAGCTTCGTTTTTTGCTGTGATATGGTTTAgtaattctgaaactactttctGTGTATTCTAGAAttgagcaaatgagtaaatatacTGAGAAAAATGGGAGCCTGGTTCATACTGTTGGAAAAGGGAAGATTCAAATACAGATGAAGGAAAGACTGGAATGAATTCTGTGGTGTTGCGACTGGAATTGGGGACATAGTATGAGCACACGGCCTAAAATTTATGTATCTTTATACCTAAGAAAACAGATCTAAAGGACATAATTGGataattaatgaaattttaatatcaaatgtGGATTGGATAATAGTAATTGTACTACTActaaatttcttgattttgataaATGGCCTATGGTTATATAAGAGTATGTTCTGAAGAAATTcacactgaagtatttaaggGTATAGGAGCATGGTATCTGCCATTCACTGTGAAAtggttcaagaaaaaaaatatacatacacacacagagcaaatAATAAAGCAATGTCATAAGTAGAAACAAATGGTGGATCTGAATGCAGGGTATGTGGAAATTTTCTGTACTATTCTTACTACTTATGTATCATTTTgaaattacatcaaaattaaaagttaccaAAATAACTACAGAGTAAAGGAAAGTGGTAGCTCTTTCCTCCTAGGAATCTGTACTAGGCAATCACGACTGgcaccaaaataataatataaataatatacgTACACAGAGATGACGGAAGTGgaatgaaatacaaagaaaacaggCATTTAGGATGAGTACCACCTTGGGCTTTGGGTTATTCTGTGGGAATCAACCCTGGGATTTGAGGGTCCATCTCTTCAAGGAAGTACCCCTTACACAATAGGACTCAATATTTCACTAATAATAGCCCTATCAGCCTAATTGTTAAAAGTACTTGAAGGAGGCACTTAAGATTTTCAAATTTACCTTATTTCCACTTAGGCGGCGGCAAGCCTCATTGACCCAGTGCCACAAATTagctagaaaaacaaagaaaggataaGGGCTTCATAtgattatttcctatttttaattaaGTGTTACTGACCACTATGTCAGTTCAATATTGTCTTTAAACATAATCCTCTGCATGTCTTCCAGGGAGAGTTCCTGAGAGTGaaaacacttaaaagaaaatcaaccaaTTTAAAGACGATGAAGGCATCTTAGTCTTCCTCTCAAAAACAGAACTTTCTGGGCTGGCCAcggtggcctaggggttaagtttggcgtgctcccctttggcagcccgggtttggttcctgggcgtggacctacactgcccgtctgtcagtggccatgctgtggtggcagctcacgtacaaaaagaggaagattggcagcagattttagcttggcgaatcttcctcagcaaaaaaaccaaaaacaaacaaaaaaacaaaaaaaacccaactttctGATCCATGTAAAGCAAAATATGATCCAGTAACGTTCTGTCGAATGCCTTCGGGCACATTTGAGGGCTGTCAGAGCTGCTGTTATGACGACAGACGTTCTCACTCCCTCAGCAATGTTTCTTTGACTACGAGGGACTAAGTTCAGCATGTACAGGAGCAAAGATGACATGGGCGTAGGAGACTGACTTTCCAGTAAACTAGCTCAAACAGATGTACAATAAAAGTAAAGCACACGCCGGCAGGCTGTGTCAGACCCCAGTGAGTTCCAGTGGTCCCCGGATCCTTTTCCACTATACCCTCTTGCTTCTCAGAAGAAAGAAGGATACGTTCTGTGGCAAATACAAAGAATATTTccactaactttttaaaatagaagtgatGAAACAAGTCAAAtctaggaattaaaaaaaaaaatctatgaactTATattattcaaagataaaattttacCCCACCTCCGTTGAATATTTAATGTTGAATTCACTATAAAGACTGAAGTCAGGAAGTTGTCAAGTCTCCATTGGCAGATAATCAAGTCATAACAATAGCTAATGATACCTATTATGTGACCTTGCCCCGTTTACTTAacttcactgagcctcagtttcctcactgtcaAATGGAGAAATTGAATGCCTTCCTTAAACTGCTGTTATGAGATTTAGTTAGTACCTCTAAATGCATATAGCAGTGCTGGCACAGAATACATAGTCAATATATGTCAGTTATTGCTACCGTCATCGTCATTCTTCTTACTGCTGCTTttctataattttgaaattatataaaaataaagtcaccCCGAATAAAAGGAAGGTTGCATCTCTTTCCTTGTAGGGATCAGTACTAGACAATCCCAAATGGTACTGAGAAATATCTGCACACAGACGTGATAACTTTTCATAAATACTATGATAATTTCTCCCCTGGATGATTGCAAAAGCCCTCCTAACTGGTGTGCCTGCACCCACTCTTACCACGCCTCcaaatttgttttaattactgAAATAGCCAACTACTAAAACCAGAGGTTTTTGAGATGGCTGTTTTTACTTCCCTTTGACGAGGATAAGGAGCAAACTCCTTAGCAAGTTCTGCGGGGCTGCATCCTCCGGCCATTCCTCCCTTTCCAGTTTAATCTCATGCTGGTTCCAGCTTTCTACTCCAGCTGCACTAACCTTCCTTCAGTCCTGACTCGCCCTGCTCCCTCCATCACGCAATTCTCTCCACATGGAATGCTTTTGATTCTCCTTGACTCTCCTCAGGCTAGTTAATTCCAACCTGTCTTTCAGATCTCAGCTGCCCTGTCTCCTCCTCTAGGAGGCCCTGGGCAACCCCAAGGCTGGGAAGAGGCCTGTCATATGCTCCCCTGGAGCTCTGCACCTTCCCTTTCAGTACTCAGCCTCAATCCGTGGGCCTAATGCCTGCCTTGCCCACTGAGACGCTACCTCCGTGAGGGCACTCACTATGTTTGTGTTGCTCAGTATTGAGACCCCAGTGCCAGCCAAGTCCCTGGTGGCCAATAAACATGTGTtgaaggaagggatgaagagaAAGTTAACAGTCATAAATCCCGGCTTAGTAATCGGTAGGCCCATTGCCCTTCACATTGATAAGATAGGGTAGTAAAAGATtatacagggaaaaaaattaaagaacattgGAGGTCTGTTTATCTCATATAAACATGACTATATGAACAACCCACATCATCTGCATATGCATTCTTCAAATCCCCAGCTACGATGTTGTGAGGGAAGTGAAGctgcattaaataaaaatattaaaaaatgaataaactttaaaaaaagtggCTTGTATTCAAACACTGCTCTCTGCTTAACACTGGTGACTTCAATCACCatcttctctctttatcttttgattgcCCAGTGTTACATTAGGTAAGGTAATGTCAATGGAAATAGCAAGATGTGCAGGGTTTCATGAAGCCCATGGGCGTAACGTGGGAGAAGTGTCAAATCACAGCAAAGCAGAGGTAGACGAGATAAACAGTGAGCAACTGAAAATGGAAAAGGATGGCAACCTCTCCAGGCACTTACTGTAAGCAGGTCACCCGTGGGCAATATATGCATCTTCCAAAGCATTTACTTAGAAATGTATCGTTTTCTTTAAGATTCGTTTTCAAAAACCACCATAGACACGATACCTGTTAgtgctttcccttttttcctgtaGTAAACACCAAAGATGACGGCAGCAACTAATGCCACAGATATGAAGAGAAGCAGAATAATTAAACTAGGCAAGTAAATCTGGGGTTCTGTattggaagaaaatgagaaaaaacggtattaaagattattttaattttactctcTAAGTTTAAAAACCAAACCCTTTAAATCAAACCCCAGCATCAAGGATGTTGGTCTGGAATAAGAGAAGTGTGAAGCTCTGAACCCTGACATAGGTTTGTCAGAGTGCTCACATTCGGAAAGGTGGACTCAGCAACAGAGCCCAGCCCTGCTGCCGGGCATCGCTCCGCGCGAGCCCAGCCCAGGACCATCTTTACATGGTTCTCCTTTAGAACAACCCTAATCATGTTTGTCATGCCATCCGGTTCCATCTTTGCTTACCTACAGAACACCTCAATCTCTCCAGCTAGACGGCCTGGGAGGCAAAAGGAAGCTCCTTAtcatatttcttttcaaataacaaCACGGCACCAGGATTTTGCTGGTCATGAGAACAGAACTGCAGCCATCTGTGAAGTGTTTCAGGCATTCCGTCGACAACACAATGTGGACTCACCCAATTTCTTCATCCCCCTTGATCACTCCATTGCTAGAACCTTACACTATAAATGCTTGGTTGACACGACCTGGTTTCCAGgactctcccctctctccttctctctttttaaaaataactttctattCCCTcgcttatttttaatattgtcttCAAAATGGTCTATTTAAAACGCTGCTCTGACTGTGTAACTCCATATCCAGAACCCTTTGATGTCCTCCTGTTTCCTAAAATGTCACACCTAAACCCTTGATTTTCTTAGCCACAGTTCATTAATCTCATtattctgtggcccaggttctctTGCCTCATCAGAAAGGTCTTTTTGCCACTTAGGCCATCTCTGTGCTGCAGTGTCTGGACCCGCCTCCAGATATCTCACTCACCTGGGTAACCAGCATCCTCCACTACGTGTCAATTTCCTGTCAATCTTTGAAACTGTATTCAAGATTAATTTTGTCTACAAAATGTTCCATAAATAAGAATAGCTATATTCCAAGAAGTTGTTAACTCTGGTTTATAACCAAAATTTCCCCATGGACACTCCTACTGTGAACTACCACCATCTTACCATATTTCAgcattttaatttatgtttgcagctcaactttctttcttttttttgtatatttgaatatattgttaGATATATCATTAGATTATTAATTAGATAATTAATTAGATTAATTAGATATACATTATATTCTTGTTATCCATTGCAGAGTAGAAAATTATCAAGTAAACACATATCTGGGATTAAAATACTGATAAAAGTGAAATCCTGAGCTGATCATGGATAGGATGAGTTGAAAAGGGAGAGATGAACCCGTCTAGATATAGCGTGTAATTCAGGAGAAATCTAGAAGAGCTGACTAGATGGGGACACATCTACCAACCAACCTGCTCTATTTAAACATACCATTTGGTGGTTTCATTGATggcagagaagaactacaaaccACATCTGATTTATCAGTCCCGTGATGTGCTTCCATCTTTCCAAGAATGGTACAGCTGTGGAGGAAAAGGTAGTTAAGTACTTTggttttatattcttatttaggaaaaaaaagctaCACAAGGTTTTACTCCAGTAGATGACTAGCTCCTTCAGGAGAGAAGCTCAGGTCTTCCTGGACATTTGAATCCCCAGCACCTGTCCACACATCATAAAGGTggacaaaagaataaacaaaagtaaCCACTGTCAGTGTTCTCTAAGAATGACTCTGAGAATATGGTTCCAGAGAGAGTAGATTGgtgtttttttgaagaagaagattagccgtgagctaacatttgccaccaatcctcctttttttgctgaggaagactggccctgagctaacatccgtgcccaacttcctctgctttatatgtggaacgcctgccacagcatggctggagaaGCAGTGCATGgttctgcaccagggatccaaattggtgaacccagggccgccgaagcggaacatgtaaacttaaccactgcgcctctgggctggccccagattggtgttttcagtaaagaagattCCAACACTTCCATTGCTAGGGCTAAGTGATAAACTTCTGATGAATGCTCTTTTGAAGTCGAAAACACAGCAGATCTTTTCAACATAAAACTTGGATAAGTggatcagaaaataaatatttaataagaatatATTGGGCACTGAAAGAATCATTACATTGATTATTAGTATTCAACAACCAGCAGGCAATGAAAGGATTTAGGAATTCCACTATAGATATATTCACATAAGGGTGAAATAGTATATATATGAGATGATTCATTGCAAAATTGTTTATTATTgcaaaaagactggaaacaacctaaatgattATAAATAGGAAACTTATTAAATAACTTATGATACATCTCTACAATGAAGTACTACATAGCTATGAAAAGCCATGAAGATCTAAGTGGTAATATGGAACGAGCCTCCTGCAGGATAGATTACGTGTTTACAGGATGCATAATTTATATAAACAGGGGGCTTCCATATACGCATACACAACACACACCCACAATCTCTGGACAAACGAATGAATGGTGTTGAGAAGCTGGGAAAAGTGggagtggtgagtgaatgaaaataaatgtcataaatCATTTCCAACTAAACAAggttagaaaaaggaaaaggaagctaCCACGGTAAGTCAAGATTCAGTCAAACCAAATCTAAAAAGTAACACACAGTTCTTGTCACACATCAGGATGAAGATTGGTGGGACTGGTTTATTTTGCCCACGCTCAATTGACAGACTCTTCCCATTTTGAACATGGCTTGGAGAGGAAGCCTCATCAAAGTGAATCAGTCTGTTTTCAACCCAGAGGAGACAGGGAGGTCGATCTGTTTAAAATCAACAACCTCTCTTGGCTCCTTCACCATCACTTACTTGGTCCAGGGTTTGCACTTTTCTGTGGAAGAGAAGGCATCGGAGAAGTAGCCTAGAAGGCAGGGCTGACACACCGTGTCCTTGTTGAGCTGCActgtcaaaaaaacaaacagacaaaagaacaaacagaaaacaaacgaGGACACTTAGAGATCGGCCAGGATGACGTTCCAGAGGCCCAGAGCTCGGGCGCTGaccctctgcctctggcctcCTCACCCCTGCCCTTGCCACCTACGGCTGATTGCTTCAGCCTCTGCTGGCTTTAGAGGGCCCCATGAACCTGTGCTGATCCCAGCAGTAGGTTACAGAATTGTGTTCAGAAAGGGAACAGGCCCAGTGTCAGGCTGCTAACGTCCGTATCTGAGTTAGAGCCAGACCTCTGGTCCTGACGCTTTGCAGTTCAGAGCCACTGTCCTGGTCACTATACTTTGTTCCTAGCCCAGGAGCCTGCTGTCTGACTTGTTTTAGCCTGGCGTCTGTCTGCTCTCCCTTTTTAGCCTCTTGGGCTTACCATCAGCTTTCGTCTACAGAGAATGGCAGCCCTTTAGTCAAGTCAAAGGGTTTTTAAGGGAAACTTCTTGTCCTAACCCCTTCTCCCCAGCTTAATCTCACCAGCCCAAGTATTGGAGTGACAacgttttcttaaaaaaaaaacaaaaaacaaaaaaccctacagGTTCTCTTAAACCAAGGTTTGGCAACAAACTTTTCCTATAAAGGGCCATCCAGTAAATATTGTAGGCTTTGCAGGCCTTCCAGTCTCTGTAACAATTCCCTGTGGCATGAAAGCAATCATAgacaatatgttaaaaaaaaatggatgtgGCTGTGATCCAGTAAAACTCTATTTACACAAATACAAGTGGTGGGATGGATTTTGGACACCTGCCTTAAACCTGCCAGCACTGAAAGCAGGAATTGATCCTGGTTAGTAAGCTTTCTTCAACTCTTTCATACTCCTCAAAAACTACACTATCAAAACAGGAAATATCTCAGATTTCCTATGTCCATTATCCTTACTGCCACCAACACATGACAACCCTCTGGTAATTCCAATAAAGAAGAACATTGGCTACCATGTGATATCATAATCAGGCAATTGGCTAGGGCCCCAAACTACAAATTACTCTTGAAATTAGTGGCACTTCTGTGatttattttcatgaataaaacactaaaataaggaattacattttctttgtccaaagTCAAGTGGGAAATACATTCTTGATTTCTGCAGTTGCCTCAATAAGTAAGGTAACTCCCCCCTTAATCTAGCAATTTGATTTGCCTTGAAACCATATTAACAAAAGCCCAGTTAATGTCTAGTCACTCACATTAATTCAgacagcttttaaaaagataaacacactCTTGAAGAGTAATCCTTAAAAACAAAGAGACTTCCTCAGGGGTGACAAGGCACACAGAGCTTTAAGGACATTAATTTCTATACACTTGGCTTCCACGTCCACTTTTTGTAACACTGACCTGCCAGGGGCATCCTGCAggttctccttttccttttcccttccacCCTCGCACTCCTCCCACTTTTCAAAAGAAGGCACACTTCTTACCCTTCCACATCCCGCTGTGGTGCCAAACCTCTGAGAGGCCGAGCCAAGAAACAAGTCAAAACAGTGGTGATGGCCACACTCCTGCATTCAGGGCACCTCAGTGCAGCCTCTGTCTTTCCCTGTCTATTAAGGGCAAAGTACGACAACAGAAGCAGGGTATTTGGGACTAGGCTGAGCTGTTCTGAATTCAAATATAGTGCAAGATAGGGCAGGAGTGAaattttcattcatccattcaccccCTCTATCTCCCACCTATTGCCAAAAAATGCACCATCCCCAcaggagaaggcagagaggaCATTCAGCAAAAAGGAGGCAGCACCTTTTATCATGCAGGTGCCAAACTTGCGGAAAGGCACTGGGCCTTGTCTATCTTAGAATCAGAATTCAGAAGGCAGCTGGCTGTCATAGGAAGATTTATTCTAATAATTAAAAAACCAAGTCAGACTTTTTCTAAGAGAAAGCTCGTCTGGTTAAGTCAGGGCCTGTGACAACAAGGACGGACTGCGCCAGTTAGACTCTGGGATGGACTCTTCCCTCAATAGGAACTGAAACaagtaatattttaattctcCCAATCCTGTGTTTGACTTTTACAGCTATAATATAgcaaaatataatatattcatttttgaCCAATTGTGTAATAAGAACTATAGTAACAACCTAGTCCAGAAGAAAGGTTTTTAACGCTTAGAACCTTGAGTtacaggaaatttttaaaaattaagatttcaaATAGGTGCCTATTTTTTGATGTAAAAGAGTGTGAAAAGGTAATTAGTAAAAGCTCTCGAAGCataaaaatatagcataaaaTTCTGTGGGGAAGGTAAAACGGATATgaatcaaaagagagaaaagaactatATAAAATTTCCAACAGCTAAGGATGACTAGTGCGTTTTAAAATAGATGAAGGGGATCAAATCGCTATGGTGTTTAGATTCCACTGAATACTTTAAAACGCGTTACTGCTGTTAAAACTCCCTGGAAACTAAGTCCTTAACAACTCTTTAAAtttgtaataaaacattttagatgTCAACTTAAAAATATGACAGGGGGTGCACAAGTTAAAAAAAGCTTCAGGACCCCTGCACTACCGGGTGCCCTCCTAAGTGGGGATCCTGAGGTTTCACAGATGCAGGAGTCTTGAGATGAGCACGTGAGCCGAGCGCTCACATTCCCACGGAAGATCCATGACCTGGGGTCATCCTCTGGGGACCCTCAAGGTCCTGCAGCGCCACCTGGCTCCCTGGAGCGTGAATGACGCAGGGAAGCCAGCTCAAGGGCGGCTTTGGCCTCGGGGTCATCGCACGACTGGGTGAGGGCCGGCAGAGGCACTATGGGAGGCGTACCCGGGGGCTGGGCGCCGAAGCCGGGCGCGCACTCGGCGTTGCGGCGGCAGCAGTCGCAATCCTCGCTCCAGTGGTACCCGGCCGTGCAGGCGCAGCGCCGCGGGGCCGTCCGGTTGCCGGGCTCCACGGCCACCAGGGCCTTCCCTgcgggagagagagacagggcgGCGAGGCAGCGGGAGGAAGCAGGGACACACACCTTCCACCTCGTGCAACCCTCCAGCACGCAGCCCCGAGCCACCCAGAGGCAGCGCCAGGGCCGCTCGCCGACAGATGACTCACTCAGCACGCTAGGTTTCAGAAGTTCCCCTCACACTTCCTGTGCTGGGACCAAAACATCCCAGGAGGTTTTTTCTCTCAGTAATTAATAGAGTCTTGtggtttttttaaaactcaattttCATGTTAGTAGGAAGATTAAGGACTGGGAAATTTATGATCATTGACTACTTCGGCTAATGCAAAATAGACTTCACAGGTtcttgatttttagtaaattcacTTGTGATAAATATTCTTAACACGAATGCTAGATCGGACCTATGAGGATAGGG
The nucleotide sequence above comes from Equus asinus isolate D_3611 breed Donkey chromosome 7, EquAss-T2T_v2, whole genome shotgun sequence. Encoded proteins:
- the TNFRSF11A gene encoding tumor necrosis factor receptor superfamily member 11A isoform X1 — its product is MSARVPVAAFAPSAPSAPEPWHAREADAAPRARAPLGRPGRRGAQRGRAGTGARAGRGLAGRGDPEAPGRRAARTSEAAERGPSPALRAMAPRARRRRPLPALLALCALLGPLQVTFQITPPCGSERHYEHFGRCCNKCEPGKYMSSKCTTTSESVCLPCGPDEYLDTWNEEDKCLLHKVCDTGKALVAVEPGNRTAPRRCACTAGYHWSEDCDCCRRNAECAPGFGAQPPVQLNKDTVCQPCLLGYFSDAFSSTEKCKPWTNCTILGKMEAHHGTDKSDVVCSSSLPSMKPPNEPQIYLPSLIILLLFISVALVAAVIFGVYYRKKGKALTANLWHWVNEACRRLSGNKQESSGSNFSSTHMEASSQREIREGVLLLTLEEKMFSEDMCCPDDGGVCGGACADGSPRARAEDAGMLTLISEIEGDPFRQIPMEDEYVDRPSQTPDSLLFLTQPGSKSTPPFTEPLEVGENDSLSQCFTGTENMVDSESCNFAERLCRTDWIPMSSEKYLQKVEGSNCPHWAASSNSADGCTGCGNPPGEDREPLMGSPKSGPLPQCAYGMGLPPEGAADGAEGAGQPVDGADVRLPSSTKGGPGPGSPSSDQLPASGNVTGNSNSTFISSGQVMNFKGDIIVVYVSQNSQEGPAAPGGGAGEPVGRPVQEESPPRCDSFAGLGPRFPDTCAGLEARPGPGLQERGAPEPDKASRPVQEQGEADARAPGAWR
- the TNFRSF11A gene encoding tumor necrosis factor receptor superfamily member 11A isoform X2, with translation MSARVPVAAFAPSAPSAPEPWHAREADAAPRARAPLGRPGRRGAQRGRAGTGARAGRGLAGRGDPEAPGRRAARTSEAAERGPSPALRAMAPRARRRRPLPALLALCALLGPLQVTFQITPPCGSERHYEHFGRCCNKCEPGKYMSSKCTTTSESVCLPCGPDEYLDTWNEEDKCLLHKVCDTGKALVAVEPGNRTAPRRCACTAGYHWSEDCDCCRRNAECAPGFGAQPPVQLNKDTVCQPCLLGYFSDAFSSTEKCKPWTNCTILGKMEAHHGTDKSDVVCSSSLPSMKPPNEPQIYLPSLIILLLFISVALVAAVIFGVYYRKKGKALTANLWHWVNEACRRLSGNKESSGSNFSSTHMEASSQREIREGVLLLTLEEKMFSEDMCCPDDGGVCGGACADGSPRARAEDAGMLTLISEIEGDPFRQIPMEDEYVDRPSQTPDSLLFLTQPGSKSTPPFTEPLEVGENDSLSQCFTGTENMVDSESCNFAERLCRTDWIPMSSEKYLQKVEGSNCPHWAASSNSADGCTGCGNPPGEDREPLMGSPKSGPLPQCAYGMGLPPEGAADGAEGAGQPVDGADVRLPSSTKGGPGPGSPSSDQLPASGNVTGNSNSTFISSGQVMNFKGDIIVVYVSQNSQEGPAAPGGGAGEPVGRPVQEESPPRCDSFAGLGPRFPDTCAGLEARPGPGLQERGAPEPDKASRPVQEQGEADARAPGAWR
- the TNFRSF11A gene encoding tumor necrosis factor receptor superfamily member 11A isoform X4, which gives rise to MSILDDAVTNVNQENTCLPNALLPPKVYVCPVARMNTWTPGMKKINACCIKFAIQGRPWWPWSPATGRPRGAAPARPGTTGARIATAAAATPSARPASAPSPRLNKDTVCQPCLLGYFSDAFSSTEKCKPWTNCTILGKMEAHHGTDKSDVVCSSSLPSMKPPNEPQIYLPSLIILLLFISVALVAAVIFGVYYRKKGKALTANLWHWVNEACRRLSGNKQESSGSNFSSTHMEASSQREIREGVLLLTLEEKMFSEDMCCPDDGGVCGGACADGSPRARAEDAGMLTLISEIEGDPFRQIPMEDEYVDRPSQTPDSLLFLTQPGSKSTPPFTEPLEVGENDSLSQCFTGTENMVDSESCNFAERLCRTDWIPMSSEKYLQKVEGSNCPHWAASSNSADGCTGCGNPPGEDREPLMGSPKSGPLPQCAYGMGLPPEGAADGAEGAGQPVDGADVRLPSSTKGGPGPGSPSSDQLPASGNVTGNSNSTFISSGQVMNFKGDIIVVYVSQNSQEGPAAPGGGAGEPVGRPVQEESPPRCDSFAGLGPRFPDTCAGLEARPGPGLQERGAPEPDKASRPVQEQGEADARAPGAWR
- the TNFRSF11A gene encoding tumor necrosis factor receptor superfamily member 11A isoform X3, with the protein product MHKVTFQITPPCGSERHYEHFGRCCNKCEPGKYMSSKCTTTSESVCLPCGPDEYLDTWNEEDKCLLHKVCDTGKALVAVEPGNRTAPRRCACTAGYHWSEDCDCCRRNAECAPGFGAQPPVQLNKDTVCQPCLLGYFSDAFSSTEKCKPWTNCTILGKMEAHHGTDKSDVVCSSSLPSMKPPNEPQIYLPSLIILLLFISVALVAAVIFGVYYRKKGKALTANLWHWVNEACRRLSGNKQESSGSNFSSTHMEASSQREIREGVLLLTLEEKMFSEDMCCPDDGGVCGGACADGSPRARAEDAGMLTLISEIEGDPFRQIPMEDEYVDRPSQTPDSLLFLTQPGSKSTPPFTEPLEVGENDSLSQCFTGTENMVDSESCNFAERLCRTDWIPMSSEKYLQKVEGSNCPHWAASSNSADGCTGCGNPPGEDREPLMGSPKSGPLPQCAYGMGLPPEGAADGAEGAGQPVDGADVRLPSSTKGGPGPGSPSSDQLPASGNVTGNSNSTFISSGQVMNFKGDIIVVYVSQNSQEGPAAPGGGAGEPVGRPVQEESPPRCDSFAGLGPRFPDTCAGLEARPGPGLQERGAPEPDKASRPVQEQGEADARAPGAWR